The DNA segment TCCCAGGTGGTACAGTTAGTTCTCCTGGTGCCTCATAAGGGTAGAATTAATTTTTGCTCCTTAGATGGGCAAACTAAGAAGATGAATGGGTAAGAAGCAGAAGCCCACTGATCATTTAAAAACTaccttttagaaataaaacccGAAATGTTTGCAGAGGAAATAAATTGATGTCCCCAAATTTCAAGATAGTCAGGGTAGGGCAAGCGGGTGGGTAGGGGCATAGAGGGAACAAGATTGGCTGTAAGTGGACCATTATTAAAGCAGCATAATAGATATCGGAGGGGTCATTTTTCTGGTCTCTCCACTTTTGTGCGCCTGAAGtgttccataataaaaagtaaaacaaacaaacaaacaaacaaacaaactctgaCACAGATATTACAAGGTTCAGTTTTAGGAAACTGCCCCAAGTTCACATGCCCAAGTACAGCCATGATAATCTGATGCTAAATCcagaggaaaacacacacacacacacacacaaacacacacacagagttcttTCCATCACACTCTTCTTCTTCCTCAACAGTAACAACACTGCAAAATTATAGATACTTTACATTTTACAAGGGGACGTGACCTACACATATCACCTGAGTGGTCAGGGCAAGAGGCAGCCTGTTTTCCCATTCCCACCACACCCGGCGTGGCATCAAAGGGCAGAGTTTCTCTAGAAAATACGCATCTGGTTGTAAGAAACTGAATACACCAGTGGGCAATGGCCAGATCACATATGACAATAGACCTCTGGACAGAATTTCTGGACCAGGAAACCAGCATCTTATCTGCAGTAACTGGCCGGGGAAGCCGGCCCGCCAGAAGTCCAGTTGGTAGGAAGTCAGACTGTAATCTCTAGCAGAAGTCCAGAGCGCCAATCGATAATCCCCGTGACCATCAACCCCAAATGGCCAGGGATAACTGACAGCTTCCCAAATTCTTGTCCTGCTTCCAACTTGggaccaaccagagaaagccaaatatgctcTCCTAACCAATCCCACAGGATGCCCACTGCTACTTAGCCTGCCCACAGCTTCCCCGGAGCCAGCAGCCTCTAGGCAGGGCACAACTAAAGCCTCCCAGTTTCCCCTGTAGagcctgcccccctcctctgcaCACCTTTAAGTCTCTGCTGAAATCCAAGTAGCAGTGACTGACTCCCTGGCTACCGCAAGCTTGGGATAGCTTTTGCCTGTTCCCATCTGGTCCTAGCTTATTTCCACAGTtgacttaataataataataataataataataataataataataaatgggttAATAAACCCAGCTACTCAGCGCCTACCTTCATTCCAACGAATTCatatggaggaggaggaagcaaacTTTGGTCTTGTCTGGGtagtctttttttccttattccttgCGAACAAAAGCCCAACAGCCACCCTCAACTGTTCAGCTGAAGGGAGCTAGCCGGGAGACAGCCTGGAGGAAGCGCCGGTGACACTAATCTCTAAACCTGAAACCAGGGTGGAGCTCACCACATCTACCCGAGCCCCTCACCAGGGATTCTTAGTTCATCTTTTCTGAGTCCTCTCGAACAGGCATTCTCATTTTAAGGGCTTCTTCTGGGCTGTGTAACATCTTAGCTCAGGACATTCCCATTTcactgaaacaaagcaaaacaaaacataaaaaaaaaaaaaaagcaactcctggggcgcctgggtggcccggtcggttaagcatccgacttagctcaggtcatgatctcgaggttcgtgagtttgagccccacatcggggtctgtgctgacagctcagagcctggagcctgcttggattctgtcttcctctctctctctctctctgcccctcccccactcgtgctcgcgcgctctctctcgctttcaaaaataaataaacatagaaaaattatttaaaaaaaattgaactccCTGAAAACCCTCAGTGGATCTGCTAAGCAGTGGActtcggtggggggggggggggggggggggggggggaggagaaagggaaaagaaagaagaaaagtttgttttttctgaaaCTCAGAAAACTCATCTTCCCACAGCGATGACCCAGGACGGATTGCTGCTTTGTTTTGAGGGAAGTAGTCCCCttaaatgaaatttctttctttttttttttaattttttttaacgttttatttatttttgagacagggagagacagagcatgaacaggggagggtcagagagagggagacacagaatctgagacaggctccaggctctgagctgtcagcacagagcctgacgcggggctcgaactcacggactgtgagaacatgacctgagccgaagtcggctgcttcaccgactgagccacccaggcgcccctcgagttTCAAAAACAGTAGGTGTGAAAGGTTGCTACTGCAATGTTACAGATTGTTTGTAAATTATGAAGCGCCTGTATCTGGGACTGAAAACTGATCAGCCCTTCCCTCAAGGGTCCGACGGGGCGGAGGTGGTTTCTGGCCAGCGGAATGCAACAGGGTCACCAGAAAATCCGATCACAGTAAACCTGGGGCCTCATCCTGGAGGGGCGTTTTAACTCAGCACGAAAACTAATTCAGGGGGGAAAGCCTTAAATCAAACAAGGGGACGCCTTTAAGGGGGAAATTTGGTGGAGGTTTTGGGGCCGGTGcttggatttttaaagaaaatagatccCCAAATGTTGAAGGGGAGGCTGCTGGGCTGAAGGTAGCCTCCCACACTTCCGGGGACAGTGGCGCCGCGGTCCAGCCATTTGCCTTTAAGATAGATTGTGAGCGGTGCagggaagtgggtgggtgggtgaccAGCTCAGTTTGGGGCTAGTAGGAAAGTAGACGGAAGTTTTTCAACTTCCCAGACAGTGTTCTTCTTCCTGGGGTGATAGAGGGAGACAAGCGGGGACCTTTACTGAAATGAAATGTTAACTAGATAAATATGGTTATCGTGCCCTGGCCCAAGATTGCGGTCGGGATAAACTTTCAGAATCGGCTATGAactaataatgatgataataataaaccaTTTTCAGTATACTTATCCTCTTAGAAGTGGTTTAATTGAAATCCCATCTTGCTGCTCTCATCAAGTTTATATATTCATTGTCTGGGGAAAGTCCACAGCTGCAAGTGTGCACGGACCACACCAGAGATGTGCCCTTGAATCTCCAGAGCCACACTCAGTGTTTGAAAGGTGTGGCTGGAACTCTGTCCCCGCCTGGCGTACCTAAGTACGGCGTGCTCGAGCATTCAAGCTATAGTTTGTATCCATGTGTCTGCTGATTGTACCTTAGATGAACTTGAGAGTTTGCACTTTGGAGAAGTTACAAGCCCCTCTTCCTGTCTGAGAATAGGTGGAGAGGAGCTTGGGATCTCCCAGAAGGCAGGGCTGAGTTTCAATCCTGGCCCTACTACTTGTTAACTGTTTGACTatagacaagttatttaacctctctgttcttccattttcttctgcacagtgaagaggATAGTAATGGTGGGACTTACCCCAGAGGGTGTCTGGACCAATGTATGCAAAGTAGGTAGTGCATAGAAAGTGCTAAGCAAAGAATAGctatcctgtctctctctctctctctctctctctctctttttttttttgcctcttttgacCCTTCTCTAACAATTGATGAATGGTTCATAAAGTTGGCAAATGCTCCGATCAGCCCAGGAAAAAGGAACAGGGTATTCTAGGCAAGGAGTGAGGTCCCCAGAGTCCAAACAGGTGAATATGGCAAGCAGGTTGAGTGCCATGAGCAGCCAGCTGGGGTCTGCAACCCCAAGTGACCCTGACCCCCAGCAGAGAGCTACACAACAGTTAGCCGTCATCTTTTATTTACTCAAATACATTTACTCAAATACTGGTGAATTCAGCAGTTTAAATCCCCCTTTGTTAAACTCTGCTCCCACCATCTCCCTGGCATCTGATGGTGTAGGTGTCTCTGCTTGGTTCCACAACAGAAAGGAACTGAGTCACCACCACACACATCCAGATCGGGACCTTTCATCAGTAAGCCAACAAAGCATCCTTCAGATACCTTGacttctcctccttcccaaacAGGAGACAGTAGTAACAGTAGAACGCTTTCTTCAAGTCAGTCATCCAGAACATagaatcaaagaaagacaaggaaaaaattgGATAATAGAAAGGGGATGTTAGGGGAGGTACCACTGGGGGCAGCCAGTCAAATGCTCCCCACTCAGTAGAAGGAATTAAGGACATGAAAGCCTTTGGCTCAGATGGGTGGTTCTTCAAGTGTTTACTGATGCCGAATCCGAAGGTCAATGGGGTGAAGAGGGGTCTTTCATGGATAACTACTCAGAAGTCTGATCAGTGCTTGGGTCCAAGGAATCAGAGGACTGGCAGATCATACAGGTTTTGAAGATCAAAACATAGGTTTCCTTGAACTTCTTTATTTTGTAAGCATAGACAATAGGGTTCATCATGGAGTTAGCATGGGAGAGCAAAATGCCCAAGTAAAGTATAATTTGCGGCACCTCACCGTGGAAGTAGGTGATACAGTTGATGATGGATAAAGGCAGCCAGGACAAAGCAAACAGGAAGAGAACCAGAAACAGAGACTTGGCCGTCTTGAACTCCCGTCCGTAAAACGTGCCTGTCTCTTTGGAGCTCGAGAAGCTCTGATTGAGTTTGTTCCGGATGACATAGAATATGTCAAGATAGATGGCGCACATAATAACCAGGGGGATTAAAATCCACGTGAAGAAGCTGAAGTAGACCATGTAGTCCATCGTCATGACAGAACGGAACTGGCATGAAAGGGAGGTGACATTTCTGTAGTACTCGGAGGTCAGTTTCATGTTCCAGCCAAACATGGGGGTCAGTCCCACCAGGAATGACACCAGCCAGCAAAGGCCCAGGGCCAACCATATTCTTCTTTGAGTGGTGATCCTCCTGTATCTGTTTGAACGGAAGAGAATGGGTGAGTTCACAGTAGGAATTGCtaaaggagtgggggaggggaagatgaggctggagagtGCTGGCATTCCTGCAAATTTCTCCAgggacttcttttttgttttttgtttttttcaagaaataccacagggcgcctgggtggctcagtcggttaagcgtccaacttcggctcaggtcatgatctcatggtctgtgggttcgagccccacgtcgggctctgtgctgacagctcagagcctgaagcctgtttcaggttctgtgtctccctctttctctgaccctcccctgttcatgctctctctctctctctgtctcaaaaataaataataaaatgttaaaaaaaaaaattaaaaaaaaaaagaaataccatctAGAATGGATTAGAAATATGTTGCCACACTCGCAGCTCAAGAACTCTTTGATTCCTGGGAGGATAAGAGTTTTCTAAGTCTCCTGGCATCACCTACTTGGTGAGAAATTATCTCCTCAAAGCGTGTTTCCGGCCATGTTTTGTTTGACCCAGGAATTACACTTTGCCTCTCCCACACTCCCCCCGACCCATGCctgcccctgcttctctctttgcAATGGCATCCACACTTGGTGTTTGAGTCACATGGGTCTGTGGAGTTGTGGAGTTCAGGTTCAAGTGCTTCCAAGACCTAAAACGACTCATCCAACAAGAGTCACCATCTCTCCTTCCAGCATCCTTCCTGACAACATTCCACACAGACTATGAGAAGGAAACTGATTGTGTTAAGCACCGACTGTGTCCTCAGGAGACTTTAGCTTAATTAAATTtcacaacaggggcacctgggtggcttagtcggttaagcgtccgacttcggctcaggtcatgatctcaacagttcgtgggttagagccccgcgtcagattgtgctgacagctcggagcctggagcctgcttcggattctgtgtctccctctctctctgacccttcccccacttgtgctctgtgtctctctcaaagataaataaacattaaaaaaataaaatgaaaaaaatctcacaacAAACAAAAGCTATCTCTATGATAATGTCCATTTCATTGCTGGTGACGGGTGAGGATAACAGTCGTTTGAACTACCATTGATCGAGCACAGACTGGgcaagcatttcatttttttagaaagctattttttttaagtttatttattttgagagagaaagagtgaaagcgaaggaggagcagagagagagggagacagagaatcccaagccagctccgcagctggcagcacagagcctgatgggggctctgactcacaaactgtgagatgacctgagacaaaaccaagagtcagatgcttaaccaactgagccacccagggcgccccGACCTATGGAATTACATGAGGAAGTTGCAGTCACTGTCCCCACTTTATAGGTGAAAAAAAGAAACGGGCAAGTAACCTGCACGAGCTGGAAGCGGCAGAGGTAAAAATGGAAACGAGGTAAGTCTGAGTTCAGAGTTCCAAAGTTAACCACCGTGGAAAGACGAGGAACCAAAGCTGAGaaagttaaacaacttgcccCAGCTCAGAGCTCAAGATCTGGGCTTTGACCCCTGGCTTGTTTGCAGGTTTGCAGGTTTCTCCCCACGTCTCTTCCCCAAGACCAGACAGGAGGAATATGAGATAATTGCTATTCAGGACTCTTGGGGAATGAGATGTCTCCACTGGTGGGCCTATTCTATTCACATGGTCACAGGAAAGGTTGTTACTGCTTTCTGCAGTGGAGAACGTTTTGATCCCCGTCTCTACATGGAAGAGGAAGCAAAGttaaagtaactttaaaataACCTACATCTGCAAAGAACAGAACCATCCATTTATCCCCGCCTATTCTTTTCTGTTCGCTCCTTATTTTATCTGGTAGGTTTCCAACATTTCTAAAACTCAAGAACAGTTTTTACTAATTAAAGATGCATCAAGCTTTCATCATCCTTAGCTGCCCCGGGGGCCCGAGCATACACGCCCACAGTCAGTGGAGAAAGATCGAGCATTCCTCTGTTCCAGAGTCCCAGCTCAGCGTCGTTAAGCCCCTCACACACCAAATGGTGCAAAGAAATGTAGTGCCCTCTTTCAAGTTCAGAGGCCAGTCTGGATTTGTTTTCACTGAAAACTCGTCTGGGATCTGAATTTTGTAGCCCCATGTCCCAGGCGCCTCCATCACACCTCCCCTCTTACCTGACTGTGAGCTTGACCCGCAGGTATCGGTCCACAGCAATGGCTAGCAAGGACATAATGGAGGCATGGGTGAAGATCAGCAGTAGGCAGGTCATGAAGAGGCAGTTATAAAAGTGGATTGTGATACCCAGGCTGATGACAATGGCCAAAGGCATGACCAGCACCCCAACGGCAATGTCAGCCAGGGCCAGGGAGACGATGAAATAGAAGGTGGTGGTCTGCAGGCTGGGGTTCAGCTTGACCACCCAGATGACCAGCACATTGCCCACtatggcacagagcccgatgagaaTCTCCACGGTGATGTAGGTCACGTTGGCCAACAACAGGGCAGTGCTGTTGACAGCCATCTTGCTCTCGCCAAGGAGCCTCCCTAGTAGCAGGCGTGCTGACGGGATCCGTGCAGCCTGGTGAGTCGAGCTTTTGCCAGGCACCTCACTTGAGGTTCAGGGGCAGCAGCAGCAGTCTGAAACTCACAACTCGctcattccttctcttctccGATGGGACACTCTCTTGGAGACGCCCCCACCTTTTCTTAGAGAGAGCCCATCTAGGGGCAATCACTTCTTGCCTCTTTGTGGGCCACACATCCCTGGGCTCCCGGAAGCGTGGAGGACAGTTCTCTGTGGGCTGAATCTGAAAGTGCTGCAGCTCTTAGTTCCCCAGACAAACACGCTCAAgacctctgcctcctgcccccagggGGCCACTTGAGCTCCATCGAGATAAGCAGCCCTCTTCAGCGGTGTTTCAGGAAGTAAGATGGGCCAAGAGGAAGCAGAGACCAGGGACGTTCAGTcagaagatggaaagagaagaggaggggtgTGAATGGCAGGGAGAAGGCTCTGAATTCATTCACTGGGGGACTGGATAGGAGTGTAGTGCCGGGTGGGAGAGCAGTGGAAACACAGACTCTTCTATTCTGGCTTTCTGCTGACTTAGCAGAAAGATCCCGTGACAAGGAAGCAAACGGGAGCCACAGGGGAACAAGAAATAGACTGTGGTGGCAGCCTTAGCCagaattta comes from the Acinonyx jubatus isolate Ajub_Pintada_27869175 chromosome C1, VMU_Ajub_asm_v1.0, whole genome shotgun sequence genome and includes:
- the ADORA3 gene encoding adenosine receptor A3 codes for the protein MAVNSTALLLANVTYITVEILIGLCAIVGNVLVIWVVKLNPSLQTTTFYFIVSLALADIAVGVLVMPLAIVISLGITIHFYNCLFMTCLLLIFTHASIMSLLAIAVDRYLRVKLTVRYRRITTQRRIWLALGLCWLVSFLVGLTPMFGWNMKLTSEYYRNVTSLSCQFRSVMTMDYMVYFSFFTWILIPLVIMCAIYLDIFYVIRNKLNQSFSSSKETGTFYGREFKTAKSLFLVLFLFALSWLPLSIINCITYFHGEVPQIILYLGILLSHANSMMNPIVYAYKIKKFKETYVLIFKTCMICQSSDSLDPSTDQTSE